Proteins encoded within one genomic window of Empedobacter falsenii:
- a CDS encoding DUF4184 family protein, with protein MPLTFCHPAIILPLKKLKSNWFSMTGLIIGSMSPDLEYFSRMEIVATHSHLFWGVLYFDLPIALIYCFVFHLFVRNVLIHHLPYFLEERFAQFLTFDWIDYFKKHWLIVVISIIIGAYSHLFWDAFTHEWGYFAKLIPDLEETWFQIPFNNFEVKGYKFLQHFSTFLGAIFIAFWIYKMPKQILPKTKFDYIFWLKVVLFTTTISAIRLVFFPIEIGLGNIIVVIGMSVFLSLVIFGIKEKVF; from the coding sequence ATGCCACTAACTTTTTGCCATCCAGCAATTATTCTTCCGCTAAAAAAACTAAAATCGAATTGGTTTTCGATGACGGGATTAATCATTGGTTCGATGTCGCCAGATTTAGAATATTTCTCTCGAATGGAGATTGTAGCGACGCACAGTCATTTGTTCTGGGGTGTTTTGTATTTTGACTTACCAATTGCTCTTATTTATTGTTTCGTTTTTCACTTATTTGTCCGAAATGTTTTAATTCATCATTTACCTTATTTTTTAGAAGAACGATTTGCTCAATTCCTAACTTTTGATTGGATTGATTATTTCAAAAAACATTGGTTAATTGTTGTTATTTCAATTATAATAGGAGCTTATTCGCACCTTTTTTGGGATGCTTTCACACACGAATGGGGATATTTTGCGAAATTAATTCCAGATTTAGAGGAAACTTGGTTTCAAATTCCTTTCAATAATTTTGAAGTAAAAGGATATAAATTTCTACAACATTTTAGCACATTTTTAGGTGCGATTTTTATTGCTTTTTGGATTTATAAAATGCCAAAACAAATTCTTCCAAAAACTAAATTTGATTACATTTTTTGGTTAAAAGTAGTTCTATTTACAACAACTATTTCCGCAATACGATTAGTTTTCTTCCCAATAGAAATTGGATTAGGCAACATCATTGTCGTTATAGGAATGAGTGTTTTTTTGAGTTTGGTTATTTTTGGGATAAAGGAGAAAGTTTTTTAA
- a CDS encoding mannose-1-phosphate guanylyltransferase, whose product MNNKDNYAVILASGTGVRLWPLSTIKKPKQFHDLLGIGKTFIQLTYNRLKKVVPQENIFIVTIQDYKEIVKEQLPDFEDKNFIIEPRVMNTAACNLLAAMTIQQFNPNAKLIISPSDHFIFDEDEFVEKVNLAFEDADNDRLITLGVAPTRPDVNYSYIQFIENTTPIKKVKSYIDKPDLEFAESFITSGEFIWNTGILVWSVDSIVKAFQQHLPSMKETLKKYFDLDRSLQNTETLKPIYTTLDVTSINKGILEQADNVYVIPTTFGWSDIGTWSAINEKYKYTGEDQDENHNTLLCKHFSGYNAKNNFIYSTQDKAIIIDGLDNYVVINSEKGLLICPRSNVQFIKTYVSDLKLQKNGEKYC is encoded by the coding sequence ATGAATAATAAAGATAACTACGCTGTTATCCTTGCCAGTGGTACAGGAGTGAGATTATGGCCTTTGAGTACAATTAAAAAACCAAAACAATTTCATGATTTATTAGGAATAGGAAAAACTTTTATTCAATTAACGTATAATCGCCTTAAAAAAGTCGTTCCGCAAGAAAATATTTTCATTGTAACTATTCAAGATTATAAAGAGATTGTAAAAGAACAATTACCAGATTTTGAGGATAAAAATTTTATCATCGAACCAAGAGTCATGAATACCGCAGCTTGTAATTTATTGGCCGCAATGACAATCCAACAATTTAATCCAAATGCAAAATTGATTATTTCTCCTTCAGATCATTTTATTTTTGATGAAGATGAATTTGTAGAAAAAGTAAATCTTGCTTTCGAGGATGCTGACAACGATCGATTGATTACTTTGGGAGTAGCTCCAACGCGTCCAGATGTTAATTACAGTTATATTCAGTTCATCGAAAATACAACACCTATAAAAAAAGTAAAATCTTATATCGATAAACCTGATTTAGAATTTGCTGAATCTTTTATAACGAGTGGTGAATTTATTTGGAATACAGGAATCCTTGTTTGGTCTGTAGATAGTATTGTAAAAGCTTTTCAACAACATTTACCTTCGATGAAAGAAACTTTAAAAAAATATTTTGATCTTGATCGTTCTTTACAAAATACAGAAACTTTAAAACCTATTTACACAACGTTAGACGTAACTTCTATCAACAAAGGAATTTTAGAACAAGCAGATAATGTTTATGTCATTCCAACAACTTTTGGCTGGAGTGATATTGGAACTTGGTCTGCAATCAACGAAAAGTATAAATACACAGGTGAAGATCAGGACGAAAATCACAATACATTATTATGCAAACATTTTTCTGGTTACAACGCTAAAAATAATTTTATTTATTCTACACAAGACAAAGCTATTATTATTGATGGATTAGACAATTATGTGGTTATTAATTCGGAGAAAGGATTACTCATTTGTCCTCGAAGCAATGTACAGTTTATAAAAACTTATGTGAGCGATTTGAAATTACAGAAAAACGGAGAAAAATATTGTTAA
- a CDS encoding SprT-like domain-containing protein — MNLEHLTSYLPHNADLYVKKWLENHFITLKITRRRETKLGDYRKLVENNRHQITVNGDLNQYAFFFVFTHEVAHLKTFVQFDSRKINPHGKEWKTIFGHLLLESLHIYPEELQPYILHHAKHPKASLGADINISKYIIDDKNPAQIYLEDLEDGTIFSIGKRIFKKESKRKLRYLCLELKTKKKYLINATATVNKL, encoded by the coding sequence GTGAATTTAGAACATTTAACTTCTTATCTCCCTCATAATGCAGACTTGTATGTAAAAAAGTGGTTAGAAAATCATTTTATAACGTTAAAAATTACAAGAAGACGTGAAACTAAGTTGGGAGATTATCGCAAATTGGTCGAAAATAATCGTCATCAAATTACAGTGAATGGCGACTTAAATCAGTATGCTTTCTTTTTTGTTTTTACACATGAAGTGGCGCATCTCAAAACTTTTGTTCAGTTTGATTCGCGTAAAATAAATCCGCATGGAAAAGAATGGAAAACCATTTTTGGGCATTTATTATTAGAATCTCTTCACATTTATCCCGAAGAATTGCAACCGTATATTCTTCATCATGCCAAACATCCGAAAGCGAGTTTAGGAGCAGATATTAATATCTCAAAATATATTATAGATGATAAAAATCCTGCTCAAATTTATCTTGAAGATTTGGAGGATGGTACAATATTTTCGATAGGAAAAAGAATCTTTAAAAAAGAATCTAAAAGAAAATTAAGGTATCTTTGTTTAGAGTTGAAAACCAAGAAAAAATATTTGATAAACGCAACTGCAACTGTAAATAAACTTTAA
- a CDS encoding MlaE family ABC transporter permease — translation MKLIENLGSYFMLMGKVFSKPQKLSVFWKLTVREIYDLGVNSLGIVTFISTFMGAVVAIQMAKNFQGASIPVPDAYIGYATKVVLVLEFAPTIMSLILVGKVGSYIASSIGTMRVTEQIDALDVMGINSANFLILPKIIACVFFNPLLVMISIGFGLLGGYYIGVFTKLWSAADFITGLQMNMATKLFVYTFLKTMVFAFVIATIPAYYGYKVKGGSLEVGRSATTAVVWTSVAIIVINLILTQTILS, via the coding sequence ATGAAACTAATCGAAAATTTAGGGTCATACTTTATGCTTATGGGTAAAGTATTTAGCAAACCTCAAAAATTGAGCGTTTTCTGGAAATTGACCGTTAGAGAAATATATGATTTAGGTGTCAACTCTTTAGGGATTGTAACCTTTATCTCAACATTTATGGGTGCAGTTGTAGCAATACAAATGGCGAAAAACTTTCAGGGAGCGTCTATTCCTGTTCCAGATGCTTACATTGGTTATGCGACCAAAGTGGTTTTGGTGTTAGAGTTTGCCCCAACCATTATGTCGCTAATTTTAGTTGGTAAAGTAGGTTCGTACATCGCATCGAGTATCGGAACTATGCGTGTTACAGAACAAATTGACGCGTTAGATGTAATGGGGATCAATTCTGCAAACTTCTTGATTTTACCAAAAATTATCGCCTGTGTATTTTTCAATCCTTTATTGGTTATGATTTCTATCGGATTTGGATTATTAGGAGGTTACTACATTGGTGTTTTTACAAAACTATGGTCTGCAGCCGATTTTATTACAGGTTTACAAATGAATATGGCAACAAAATTGTTTGTCTATACATTCCTTAAAACAATGGTATTCGCGTTTGTTATCGCAACAATTCCGGCATATTATGGTTATAAAGTAAAAGGAGGTTCGTTAGAAGTTGGTCGTTCTGCAACAACAGCTGTTGTATGGACATCAGTAGCAATTATTGTGATCAATTTAATATTAACACAAACAATTTTGAGCTAA
- a CDS encoding ABC transporter ATP-binding protein, producing MIEVKDIRKSFDAVEVLKGFSVTFEKGKVSLIIGQSGSGKTVFLKNLIGLLTPTSGQILYEGDNMIEFDYKEKQRLRSEIGVVFQGSALYDTMNIVENVKFPLQMFSDMSNADAEKRAREVLDRVEIARTALKKYPSEISGGMQKRVAIARAIVNNPKYLFADEPNSGLDPKTALVIDQLIYDITKEYNTTTVVNTHDMNSVMEIGDHIVFLKNGFLEWEGTKEEILVADNPNVIDFVYSSNLFKKLREALLKEQ from the coding sequence ATGATTGAGGTAAAAGATATCAGAAAATCATTTGATGCAGTAGAAGTACTGAAAGGTTTTTCTGTCACTTTCGAGAAAGGAAAAGTTAGTTTGATTATTGGTCAAAGTGGTTCTGGAAAAACTGTTTTTTTGAAAAATTTGATTGGATTATTAACACCAACTTCAGGTCAAATTTTGTACGAAGGAGATAATATGATCGAGTTTGATTACAAAGAAAAACAACGTTTACGTTCAGAAATTGGAGTAGTTTTCCAAGGTTCGGCTTTGTATGATACGATGAATATTGTAGAAAATGTAAAATTTCCATTGCAAATGTTTTCGGATATGTCAAATGCTGATGCCGAAAAACGTGCGCGTGAAGTGTTAGATCGTGTAGAAATAGCTCGTACAGCGCTTAAAAAATATCCGTCAGAAATATCTGGAGGAATGCAAAAACGTGTGGCGATTGCGCGCGCGATTGTAAATAATCCAAAATATTTATTTGCTGATGAACCAAACTCTGGTCTTGACCCGAAAACGGCGTTAGTTATCGACCAATTAATTTATGATATCACAAAAGAATACAACACAACAACCGTTGTAAATACACACGATATGAACTCGGTAATGGAAATTGGAGATCATATTGTTTTCTTAAAAAATGGTTTCTTGGAATGGGAAGGGACAAAAGAGGAGATTTTGGTGGCTGATAATCCAAATGTTATTGATTTTGTATATTCGTCAAATCTTTTCAAGAAACTAAGAGAAGCCTTATTAAAAGAACAATAA
- a CDS encoding porin family protein — protein sequence MKKLILTAIVGLAANFATAQNINFGIKGGAVFNTDKGKVWEDAGNIFKKDGKASAGFQAGALARVSLAGIYIQPELLYTQFKNEYDVDGQKLNVTKKRMDIPVNVGKRFLGIGHIQAGPVFSYYFDDKLSVKDFTTAKQDEFNVGMQIGAGVEVSKLLFDLRYEFGLGKIGSEIVNSDGRQFQTENRPQMLNLSVAYLF from the coding sequence ATGAAAAAATTAATTTTAACTGCAATTGTAGGTTTAGCTGCAAATTTTGCAACAGCACAAAATATCAATTTTGGTATCAAAGGAGGAGCTGTTTTCAATACAGATAAAGGAAAAGTTTGGGAAGATGCTGGAAATATTTTCAAGAAAGATGGGAAAGCTTCTGCAGGGTTTCAAGCTGGTGCTTTAGCTCGTGTCTCTTTAGCAGGAATTTACATTCAACCAGAGTTATTGTATACGCAATTCAAAAATGAATATGATGTTGATGGACAAAAACTGAATGTAACTAAAAAACGTATGGATATTCCTGTAAATGTTGGAAAAAGATTTTTAGGAATCGGACATATTCAAGCTGGTCCAGTTTTCTCTTACTATTTTGATGATAAATTATCTGTAAAAGATTTTACAACTGCAAAACAAGACGAATTTAATGTCGGAATGCAAATTGGTGCAGGTGTAGAAGTTTCTAAATTATTATTCGATTTACGTTACGAATTTGGTCTAGGAAAAATCGGTTCTGAAATTGTAAACTCTGATGGCAGACAATTTCAAACAGAAAATCGTCCACAAATGTTAAACTTATCAGTAGCATATTTATTCTAA
- a CDS encoding tetratricopeptide repeat protein: protein MAKNNKKEEFATEQFVEKLDRTAFNVEFFVEKYAKAIGIGLGVIIVAVLGYFAYLKLVVEPKSEDAFKEMVQAERLFDQDSINVALNGSAGSFQGLQQIVDEYGNTDAGNLARFKAASSYYKLGDYASAVKLLEDFDTDDNVMLAQKYGMLGNALVASNKLEEGLPYYVKAAEATEVETLQSTYYTKAGEIAMELGKNADALKYFQALEDKYPNANNGETAKFIERLKYASETAK from the coding sequence ATGGCAAAAAATAATAAAAAAGAAGAATTCGCTACAGAGCAATTCGTAGAAAAATTAGATAGAACAGCTTTCAACGTAGAGTTTTTTGTTGAAAAATATGCTAAAGCAATTGGTATTGGTTTAGGAGTAATTATTGTAGCTGTTTTAGGTTATTTTGCTTACTTAAAATTAGTCGTAGAACCTAAATCAGAAGACGCTTTCAAAGAAATGGTTCAAGCAGAACGTCTTTTTGATCAAGATTCTATTAACGTTGCTCTTAATGGTAGCGCAGGAAGTTTCCAAGGTTTACAACAAATTGTTGATGAATATGGAAATACTGATGCTGGTAATTTAGCACGTTTCAAAGCGGCAAGTTCTTATTATAAATTAGGAGATTACGCATCTGCGGTAAAATTATTAGAAGATTTTGACACAGATGACAATGTAATGTTGGCGCAAAAATATGGTATGTTAGGAAATGCATTAGTTGCTTCTAACAAATTAGAAGAAGGTTTACCTTACTATGTAAAAGCTGCTGAAGCGACAGAAGTTGAAACATTACAATCGACTTACTATACAAAAGCGGGTGAAATTGCGATGGAATTAGGTAAAAATGCTGATGCTTTAAAATATTTTCAAGCTTTAGAGGATAAATATCCAAATGCAAATAATGGTGAAACTGCGAAGTTTATTGAGCGTTTAAAATACGCTTCTGAAACTGCGAAATAA
- the ribH gene encoding 6,7-dimethyl-8-ribityllumazine synthase: protein MATENKNLSQYNKAELPNVAGSKFAIITSEWNNHITFNLRDGAKDTLIDLGANPDDVTLYEVPGSFELIYGADKVAQVHPDLDGIIVVGCVIRGATAHFDYVCQGVTQGIKDLNIKHNMPIIFCVLTDENEQQSIDRSGGKHGNKGVEAGVAAVMMADMKKKLGK from the coding sequence ATGGCAACAGAAAATAAAAATTTATCTCAATATAATAAAGCAGAATTACCAAATGTAGCGGGCTCTAAGTTTGCAATCATTACATCTGAATGGAATAATCATATCACATTTAATTTACGAGATGGAGCAAAAGATACATTGATTGATTTGGGCGCAAATCCTGATGATGTTACATTATATGAAGTTCCTGGTAGTTTTGAGTTGATTTATGGAGCTGATAAAGTCGCGCAAGTTCATCCAGATTTGGACGGAATTATCGTTGTTGGATGTGTGATTCGTGGAGCAACAGCGCATTTTGATTATGTTTGTCAAGGTGTGACACAAGGAATCAAAGATTTGAATATCAAACACAATATGCCAATTATTTTTTGTGTTTTAACAGACGAAAATGAACAGCAATCAATTGATCGTTCTGGCGGAAAACATGGAAATAAAGGAGTTGAAGCTGGTGTAGCTGCGGTTATGATGGCGGATATGAAAAAGAAATTAGGTAAATAA
- a CDS encoding acyl-[acyl-carrier-protein] thioesterase, whose product MPIAEDFKSIYTKNWEIYFSQCDPTGKMKLSEMANLFQLTASEHAIKGGLGFFDLQEFNQSWVMNRLRIEIDELPSWTDFVDVKTWIEVLKGAKSIRDFTIEKNGKKLIGASSLWAVFNTEKRRPDILQIDSSHIERFPDLKPTEVENSILNIDFEPTEVIQYKVQFSDLDIVKHANNTKYLDWCLNTIDPEIILKHRIKAIDMNFLKELSLHDKIEIQKLETKNLIQFKVVNQEKVNFVCRLELR is encoded by the coding sequence ATGCCAATAGCAGAAGATTTTAAATCAATTTATACGAAAAATTGGGAGATTTATTTTTCTCAATGTGATCCGACAGGTAAGATGAAATTGTCTGAAATGGCAAATCTTTTTCAATTAACTGCTTCAGAACACGCGATAAAAGGAGGTTTAGGTTTCTTTGATTTACAAGAATTTAATCAATCTTGGGTAATGAATCGACTTCGAATTGAGATTGATGAATTACCTTCTTGGACAGATTTTGTTGACGTGAAAACATGGATTGAAGTTTTGAAAGGTGCAAAATCTATTCGTGATTTTACAATCGAGAAAAATGGAAAAAAATTAATTGGAGCTTCAAGTTTGTGGGCGGTTTTCAATACAGAAAAACGTCGTCCTGATATTCTTCAAATTGATTCATCTCACATTGAACGTTTTCCTGATCTGAAACCAACGGAAGTCGAGAATTCGATTTTAAACATCGATTTTGAACCAACAGAAGTTATTCAATATAAAGTTCAGTTTTCTGATTTAGATATCGTAAAACACGCAAATAATACCAAATATTTGGATTGGTGCTTGAATACTATTGATCCTGAAATCATATTAAAACATCGTATCAAAGCGATTGATATGAATTTCTTGAAAGAATTAAGTTTACATGACAAAATAGAAATTCAGAAATTAGAAACTAAGAATTTAATTCAGTTTAAAGTTGTTAATCAAGAAAAAGTAAACTTCGTTTGTCGATTGGAGTTGAGGTAA
- a CDS encoding copper resistance protein NlpE N-terminal domain-containing protein produces the protein MKKIILATFTIAAFVVSSCKSETEPVKNDVENVEDSVKVEAKTAEESIQYEGAYKGILPCYEKDCKEVEMEIKLLPNKGYVYSTKRLGLDKMAIMTTGTFQFKEDGNTIVFPEIANVPNAFLVEEGKITQLNKNQKKIESADSAKFVLTKEK, from the coding sequence ATGAAAAAAATAATTTTAGCCACATTTACAATCGCAGCTTTTGTTGTGTCAAGTTGTAAAAGCGAAACAGAACCTGTAAAAAATGATGTAGAAAATGTAGAAGATTCAGTAAAAGTTGAAGCAAAAACTGCCGAAGAATCTATTCAATACGAAGGAGCTTACAAAGGAATTTTGCCTTGTTATGAGAAAGATTGCAAAGAGGTTGAAATGGAAATAAAATTATTACCAAACAAAGGATATGTCTATTCTACAAAACGTTTGGGGTTAGATAAAATGGCTATTATGACAACTGGAACTTTTCAGTTTAAAGAAGATGGAAATACAATTGTTTTTCCTGAAATTGCCAATGTTCCGAATGCTTTTTTGGTTGAAGAAGGAAAAATTACTCAGTTAAATAAAAATCAGAAGAAAATAGAGTCGGCCGATTCTGCTAAATTTGTTTTGACAAAAGAAAAATAG
- a CDS encoding nucleoside-diphosphate kinase — protein sequence MANITFTMIKPDAVAKGHIGDILKDITDAGFKIKAAKMTQLAKQDAEAFYAIHAERPFFKDLVEFMTSGPIVAAVLEKDNAVADFRTLIGATNPAEAAEGTIRAKYAESIDANAVHGSDSDENAAIEAAFHFAAKEIF from the coding sequence ATGGCAAACATTACATTTACAATGATTAAGCCTGATGCAGTTGCAAAAGGACACATCGGAGATATTTTAAAAGACATTACTGACGCTGGTTTCAAAATTAAAGCGGCTAAAATGACTCAATTAGCAAAACAAGATGCTGAAGCATTTTACGCTATCCACGCAGAGCGTCCTTTCTTCAAGGATTTAGTAGAATTCATGACTTCTGGACCAATCGTTGCTGCAGTTTTAGAAAAAGACAACGCAGTTGCTGATTTCCGTACTTTAATCGGTGCTACTAACCCAGCTGAGGCTGCAGAAGGTACAATCCGTGCTAAATATGCTGAATCTATCGATGCTAACGCTGTTCACGGTTCTGATTCTGACGAAAATGCTGCTATTGAAGCTGCTTTCCACTTTGCTGCGAAAGAAATTTTCTAA
- a CDS encoding DUF805 domain-containing protein produces MIEIYKRVMFDNYANFSGRARRSEFWYTTLINTIFFIISFICLFKFINISDIVSYTIGGIIVLFFFITLIPRLALISRRLHDTGKSGWFYLLTFIPGGNLILLIFFIMDSQPGSNQWGPNPKETDDSINEIGNDLIERY; encoded by the coding sequence ATGATTGAAATATACAAACGAGTAATGTTTGACAATTACGCCAATTTCTCGGGAAGAGCCCGCAGAAGCGAATTTTGGTATACAACTTTAATTAATACTATATTTTTTATAATATCTTTCATTTGTTTATTTAAATTTATAAATATATCAGACATAGTTTCATATACTATTGGAGGAATAATAGTTTTATTTTTTTTTATAACTCTTATACCAAGATTAGCTTTAATAAGTAGAAGATTGCATGACACAGGAAAAAGTGGATGGTTCTATTTATTAACTTTTATACCTGGAGGAAATCTTATTTTATTAATATTTTTTATTATGGATAGTCAACCAGGTTCTAATCAATGGGGACCAAACCCAAAAGAAACTGATGATTCTATCAACGAAATAGGAAACGATTTAATCGAAAGATATTAA
- the alaS gene encoding alanine--tRNA ligase yields MKSKDIRKEFLHFFETKGHLIVDSAPIVLKDDPTLMFNNSGMAQFKEYFLGNGTPKSNRIADTQKCLRVSGKHNDLDDVGKDTYHHTMFEMLGNWSFGDYFKKEAIAWAWELLTEKYGISKDQIYVTVFEGDKGDGTSLDEEALELWKQHIAEDRILYGNKKDNFWEMGDIGPCGPCSEIHVDIRPEADRLAVDGKTLVNMDHPQVIEIWNLVFMQYQRKADGSLESLPARHIDTGMGFERLAMVLQGKSSNYDTDVFQPTINKLEEISGVKYGTAEKTDIAIRVVVDHLRAVSFAIADGQLPSNTGAGYVIRRILRRAISYGYRFLGLKEPFIYKLYPILKAEMGDFFPELVKQETIVTGVIREEEASFLRTIEQGLNRLNQIIEQLGNSKVVPGDVVFELYDTFGFPADLSRIVAEDHGFTIDEAGFEAEMAKQKERSKKATALVTDDWVILDDKGNEISIAYDNTEAEVKITRYRKVKNKKGEFFQLVFNQTPFYAESGGQIGDTGSISTLNETIEVVDTKKENNLVIHFVETLPENVNATFNAKVDTEKRNETTKNHSATHLMHEALREVLGTHVEQKGSYVGDDYLRFDFSHFSKMTDEELAIVEQKVNDKIAEALPLIEKRDCDINEAIADGAMALFGEKYGDKVRVIRFGSSIELCGGTHVKNTADIRLFRILSESSTAAGIRRIEAITSNKAIEAYKDAEKNYNDVLAALKTKNDAVKAVQHLLDENAELKKQLESFVAQQAAAEKATWKAAIKEINGVNFLAVKTNLDTNAAKQNAIDLTKEIENAFIVVGTNDAVKPSITISIAKNLVDEKGYNAGQIVKEIAKHINGGGGGQPFLATAGGKEVSGLDAALKQAEDFVK; encoded by the coding sequence ATAATTCGGGGATGGCACAATTCAAAGAATATTTTTTAGGAAACGGAACTCCAAAAAGTAATCGTATCGCGGATACACAAAAATGTCTTCGTGTTTCTGGTAAACATAATGATTTGGATGATGTAGGAAAAGATACTTACCACCACACGATGTTCGAAATGTTAGGAAACTGGTCTTTTGGTGATTATTTCAAAAAAGAAGCAATCGCTTGGGCGTGGGAATTACTAACAGAAAAATACGGAATCTCTAAAGATCAAATTTATGTAACCGTTTTTGAAGGTGATAAAGGTGACGGAACATCATTAGATGAAGAAGCATTAGAACTTTGGAAACAACATATTGCTGAAGACAGAATTCTTTACGGAAATAAAAAAGATAATTTCTGGGAAATGGGTGATATTGGACCATGTGGACCATGTTCTGAAATTCACGTAGATATTCGTCCAGAAGCTGATCGTTTAGCTGTTGATGGTAAAACATTAGTTAATATGGATCATCCACAAGTTATCGAAATTTGGAACTTGGTATTTATGCAATATCAACGTAAAGCGGATGGTTCTTTAGAATCTTTACCAGCGCGCCACATCGATACAGGTATGGGATTTGAGCGTTTGGCAATGGTTTTACAAGGAAAATCATCTAATTATGATACAGATGTTTTTCAACCAACAATCAATAAATTAGAAGAAATTTCTGGTGTAAAATACGGAACAGCAGAAAAAACAGATATCGCTATACGTGTTGTAGTTGACCATTTACGCGCCGTTTCTTTTGCAATTGCAGACGGACAATTACCATCAAACACAGGAGCAGGATATGTAATTCGTCGTATTTTACGTCGTGCAATTTCTTATGGATATCGTTTCTTAGGTCTTAAAGAACCTTTTATCTATAAATTATATCCAATCTTGAAAGCTGAAATGGGTGATTTCTTCCCAGAATTAGTGAAACAAGAAACAATTGTAACTGGCGTTATTCGCGAAGAAGAAGCATCTTTCTTACGTACAATTGAACAAGGATTAAATCGATTAAATCAAATCATTGAGCAATTAGGAAATTCTAAAGTTGTTCCTGGTGATGTGGTTTTCGAATTATATGACACATTTGGTTTCCCCGCAGATTTATCTCGTATTGTAGCAGAAGATCACGGTTTCACAATTGACGAAGCTGGTTTTGAGGCTGAAATGGCGAAACAAAAAGAACGTTCTAAAAAAGCAACTGCTTTGGTGACGGATGACTGGGTTATTTTAGATGATAAAGGAAACGAAATTTCTATCGCTTATGATAACACAGAAGCTGAAGTAAAAATTACACGTTACAGAAAAGTAAAAAATAAAAAAGGAGAATTTTTCCAATTAGTATTCAACCAAACGCCATTCTATGCAGAATCTGGAGGACAAATTGGTGATACAGGATCAATTTCTACATTGAATGAAACAATTGAAGTTGTTGACACGAAAAAAGAAAACAACTTAGTAATTCATTTTGTTGAAACTTTACCAGAAAATGTAAACGCTACATTCAATGCAAAAGTTGACACAGAAAAACGTAACGAGACAACGAAAAATCACTCTGCAACACACTTAATGCACGAAGCTTTACGCGAAGTTTTAGGAACGCACGTAGAACAAAAAGGTTCGTATGTTGGAGACGATTATTTACGTTTTGACTTTTCTCATTTCTCTAAAATGACAGATGAAGAATTGGCTATTGTTGAGCAAAAAGTAAACGATAAAATTGCAGAAGCTTTACCATTAATCGAAAAAAGAGATTGTGATATCAACGAAGCTATTGCTGATGGAGCTATGGCTCTATTTGGTGAAAAATATGGTGATAAAGTTCGTGTCATTCGTTTCGGATCTTCAATCGAATTATGTGGTGGTACGCACGTAAAAAACACAGCAGATATTCGTTTGTTCAGAATTTTATCTGAATCTTCTACTGCTGCTGGTATTCGTCGTATCGAAGCAATTACATCAAACAAAGCAATCGAAGCATACAAAGATGCTGAGAAAAATTACAATGATGTTTTAGCTGCACTTAAAACGAAAAATGATGCGGTAAAAGCGGTTCAACATTTATTAGATGAAAATGCAGAATTGAAAAAGCAATTAGAGTCTTTTGTTGCGCAACAAGCTGCTGCTGAGAAAGCGACTTGGAAAGCTGCGATTAAAGAGATTAATGGTGTTAATTTCTTAGCGGTTAAAACGAATTTAGATACAAATGCCGCAAAACAAAATGCAATTGATTTAACAAAAGAAATCGAAAATGCATTTATCGTTGTTGGTACGAATGATGCCGTAAAACCATCGATTACAATTTCTATCGCAAAAAACCTTGTAGATGAAAAAGGTTATAACGCAGGACAAATTGTAAAAGAAATTGCAAAACACATCAACGGTGGCGGAGGTGGACAACCTTTCTTAGCTACAGCAGGTGGTAAAGAGGTTTCTGGATTAGATGCTGCACTAAAACAAGCAGAGGATTTTGTTAAATAA